The following are encoded in a window of Ursus arctos isolate Adak ecotype North America unplaced genomic scaffold, UrsArc2.0 scaffold_27, whole genome shotgun sequence genomic DNA:
- the GINS4 gene encoding DNA replication complex GINS protein SLD5, which produces MTEELDLTGQDSDAGSEEVVLTPAELIERLEQAWMNEKFAPDLLESKSEIVECVMEQLDHMEENLRRAKKGDLKVSIHRMEMERIRYVLSSYLRCRLMKIEKFFPHILEKEKTPHEGELSSLSPEELVFAKQYMANTETYLRNVALKHMPPNLQTVDLLRSVPKPDLDSYVFLRVKERQENILVEPETDEQRDYVIDLEEGSQHLIRYKTIAPLVASGAVQLI; this is translated from the exons ATGACAGAGGAACTGGACCTCACAGGACAGGACTCTGATGCGGGTAGTGAAGAGGTGGTCCTAACTCCTGCAGAGCTCATTGAAAGGCTGGAGCAG GCCTGGATGAATGAGAAGTTTGCCCCTGACCTGCTGGAAAGCAAGTCTGAGATTGTGGAATGTGTCATGGAACAGCTAGATCACATG gAAGAAAATCTCAGGAGAGCCAAGAAGGGGGATCTGAAGGTCAGTATCCATCGAATGGAGATGGAGAGGATCCGCTATGTCCTTAGCAGCTACTTGCGGTGTCGGCTCATGAAG ATAGAGAAGTTTTTCCCTCATATccttgaaaaggagaaaacaccCCACGAGGGGGAGCTGTCTAGCCTTTCTCCAGAGGAGCTGGTCTTTGCCAAACA GTACATGGCTAACACAGAGACCTACCTCAGGAATGTCGCCTTAAAGCATATGCCTCCTAACTTACAGACGGTGGACCTCCTGAGGTCAG TTCCCAAACCAGATCTAGATTCATACGTGTTTCTGAGAGTGAAAGAACGACAGGAAAACATCCTGGTAGAACCagaaacagatgagcaaag gGACTATGTGATTGACTTGGAGGAAGGCTCACAGCACTTGATCCGATACAAAACCATTGCACCCCTGGTCGCTTCTGGAGCAGTTCAGCTGATataa